The Phycisphaeraceae bacterium genome has a window encoding:
- a CDS encoding SLC13 family permease, which yields MSLEAWITIAVVVGVLLGLALTRIAADLIMLAALTALMAIDAIVPGVTIFDKPVDGILGFANEGVLTVGVLFAVAAGLRETGGMAMLVQRVLGMPKSLAAAQARMMLPTAGMSAFMNNTPLVAMMMPVVIDWSKKLRQPASKLLLPLSYAAILGGVCTLIGTSTNLVVHGLMIEHERASGVARPVGLHMFDITWVGVPCALAGLVYILIASKWLLPDRTPAVSSTGDPREYTVEMMVEEGSALVGKTIEQAGLRQLPGLFLIEIERAGEVLPAVAPQTTLLANDRLVFAGMVDAVVDLQKIRGLRPATNQVFKLDSPRAIRCLIEVVVSNTCRVAGQSIRDGKFRTVYNAAVIAAARNGERLRGKIGDIVLRPGDTLLLEAHPSFFEQHRNSRDFYLANRLPGSNPPRHEKAWVAIGILAGMVVAASLGLSMLIAALLAGGLMVLTRCVNASTARRAVDWQILLVIGAALGIGKAMESSGAAEAIVSVFSGIGGDSPWLALLVIYLLTLFFTEVMTNNAAAALMFPIATATAEKLGVSGMPYYIGIMIAASCAFATPIGYQTNLMVYGPGGYRFTDYLRFGGGLNLVVAVVALALIPLIYRF from the coding sequence ATGTCCCTCGAAGCGTGGATCACCATCGCGGTTGTCGTGGGCGTACTGCTGGGGCTGGCGTTGACGCGCATCGCCGCCGATCTCATCATGCTCGCCGCGCTCACGGCGCTGATGGCGATTGACGCCATCGTGCCGGGCGTGACGATCTTCGACAAGCCGGTGGATGGCATTCTCGGCTTCGCCAACGAGGGCGTGCTGACCGTGGGCGTGCTGTTCGCGGTGGCGGCGGGGCTGCGCGAGACGGGCGGCATGGCCATGCTGGTGCAGCGTGTGCTGGGCATGCCCAAGTCGCTGGCGGCGGCCCAGGCGCGCATGATGCTCCCCACCGCGGGCATGAGCGCGTTCATGAACAACACGCCGCTCGTGGCCATGATGATGCCCGTCGTCATTGACTGGTCCAAGAAGCTCCGCCAGCCCGCCTCGAAACTCCTGCTGCCGCTCTCCTACGCAGCCATCCTGGGAGGCGTCTGCACGCTGATCGGCACCAGCACCAACCTCGTGGTGCATGGACTGATGATCGAGCACGAGCGTGCCTCGGGCGTGGCGCGGCCCGTCGGGCTTCACATGTTCGACATCACCTGGGTGGGCGTGCCCTGCGCCCTGGCGGGGCTGGTCTACATCCTCATCGCCAGCAAGTGGCTGCTGCCGGACCGCACGCCCGCCGTCAGCAGCACCGGCGATCCGCGCGAATACACCGTCGAGATGATGGTGGAGGAAGGCAGCGCCTTGGTCGGCAAGACCATCGAGCAGGCGGGTCTGCGGCAGTTGCCGGGGTTATTTCTCATCGAGATCGAACGGGCCGGCGAGGTGCTTCCCGCCGTCGCTCCGCAGACCACGCTGCTGGCCAACGATCGACTGGTCTTCGCGGGCATGGTGGATGCGGTGGTGGACCTGCAGAAGATCCGGGGGCTGCGTCCCGCCACCAACCAGGTGTTCAAGCTGGATTCGCCGCGGGCCATTCGATGTCTGATCGAAGTCGTGGTATCCAACACCTGCCGCGTCGCAGGCCAGTCGATCCGCGATGGCAAGTTCCGCACCGTGTACAACGCCGCCGTCATCGCCGCCGCCCGCAATGGCGAGCGGCTGCGCGGCAAGATCGGCGACATCGTGCTGCGCCCCGGCGACACGCTGCTGCTCGAGGCGCACCCCTCCTTCTTCGAGCAGCACCGCAACTCGCGCGACTTCTACCTGGCCAACCGGCTGCCGGGCTCCAACCCGCCCCGGCACGAGAAGGCGTGGGTGGCCATCGGCATCCTCGCGGGCATGGTGGTGGCGGCGTCGCTGGGGCTGAGCATGCTCATCGCCGCGCTCCTGGCCGGCGGCCTGATGGTGCTGACGCGCTGCGTCAACGCCTCCACCGCCCGCCGCGCCGTGGACTGGCAGATTCTGCTCGTCATCGGCGCAGCGCTGGGCATCGGCAAGGCGATGGAATCGTCCGGCGCGGCGGAGGCCATCGTGAGCGTCTTCAGCGGCATCGGAGGCGACAGTCCGTGGCTGGCGCTCCTTGTCATCTACCTGCTGACCTTGTTCTTTACCGAAGTCATGACCAACAACGCCGCCGCCGCCCTGATGTTCCCCATCGCCACGGCGACCGCCGAGAAACTCGGCGTGAGCGGCATGCCCTACTACATCGGCATCATGATCGCGGCCTCCTGCGCCTTCGCCACCCCCATCGGCTACCAGACCAACCTGATGGTCTACGGTCCCGGCGGATACCGATTCACCGACTACCTGCGCTTCGGCGGTGGGCTCAACCTCGTGGTCGCCGTTGTCGCCCTGGCGCTGATTCCGCTCATCTACAGGTTCTGA
- a CDS encoding TlpA family protein disulfide reductase produces the protein MRINRTGTIVLGGTLLAVAPCWAQGARTDTPTAARAASVAGDPAKVLAELEAHEALKPGPQPRTTEAEAYAVWASQNSFYNTKRAKLIGDLWRADPKAPQLKELMTFRWQNAAMLRGVDVTGEIEAFAKHHPDASEAVQTGRFILASNAINAWRTDGAKAEAALNDFLKAYPDDPRGATLLANAARLAGDEEKALGFNKRLASEYANTDAGRRALGQIRQAEGVGKTFELAFTDHLTGKPISMDELRGKVVVIDFWATWCGPCIAEMPKMKELYAKYKDQGVEFIGVSLDQPADRGGDKALTKYCEENGITWPQYYQGNYWQSEFSVSWGINAIPALFIVDKEGKLHSTKARGQLERMIPELLAK, from the coding sequence ATGCGAATCAATCGAACTGGAACGATCGTGCTGGGCGGCACCTTGCTGGCGGTCGCTCCGTGCTGGGCACAGGGAGCCCGCACCGACACACCGACCGCGGCCCGCGCCGCTTCGGTCGCCGGTGACCCCGCCAAGGTGCTGGCCGAACTCGAGGCCCACGAGGCCCTCAAGCCCGGTCCGCAGCCGCGCACCACGGAAGCCGAGGCGTACGCCGTCTGGGCGTCGCAGAACAGCTTCTACAACACCAAGCGGGCCAAGCTCATCGGCGACCTGTGGCGGGCTGACCCCAAAGCCCCGCAACTCAAGGAGCTCATGACCTTCCGCTGGCAGAACGCCGCCATGCTGCGCGGTGTGGACGTGACCGGCGAGATCGAGGCCTTCGCCAAGCACCACCCGGACGCTTCAGAGGCGGTGCAGACCGGCCGCTTCATTCTCGCCAGCAACGCGATCAACGCCTGGCGCACCGACGGCGCCAAGGCCGAGGCGGCCCTCAACGACTTCCTGAAGGCCTACCCGGATGATCCGCGCGGCGCCACCCTGCTGGCCAACGCCGCCCGGCTGGCGGGCGATGAGGAGAAGGCGCTGGGCTTCAACAAGCGCCTCGCCTCCGAGTACGCCAACACCGACGCGGGCCGCCGCGCCCTCGGCCAGATCCGCCAGGCGGAAGGCGTGGGCAAGACCTTCGAGCTGGCCTTCACCGACCACCTGACGGGCAAGCCCATCTCGATGGACGAACTGCGCGGCAAGGTGGTGGTGATCGACTTCTGGGCCACGTGGTGCGGGCCGTGCATCGCCGAGATGCCCAAGATGAAGGAGCTGTACGCCAAGTACAAGGATCAGGGCGTGGAGTTCATCGGCGTGTCGCTCGACCAGCCCGCCGACCGAGGCGGCGATAAGGCCCTGACCAAGTACTGCGAGGAGAACGGCATCACCTGGCCCCAGTACTATCAGGGCAACTACTGGCAGAGCGAGTTTTCTGTCAGCTGGGGCATCAACGCCATTCCCGCCCTCTTCATCGTGGACAAGGAAGGCAAGCTTCACTCCACCAAGGCCCGCGGCCAGCTGGAGCGAATGATTCCCGAACTGCTCGCCAAGTGA
- a CDS encoding sodium:alanine symporter family protein: protein MDRLIQLYHDYVPEFTDNILWGTHTFIVLLGVGLLFTIWSKFIQYRALTHGVTVIRGKYDDKKDPGAINHFQALSAALSATVGLGNIGGVAVAVAVGGPGAVFWMWVVGFLGMAIKSVEVTLAMLHRDVSDPENPHGGAMFVIKRGWGDKVGGAAKPIAFIIGAIFVVTLLISTMTGGNMFQVWNVSRITNEYFGIDTRITGIVLASLTALVIIGGIKRIGAVAGRLVPLMCGMYLLGGIVVLVVKAANIPELLWYIVRDAFNPHEATGAFLGATAWFGLTTGLRRALFSNEAGQGSSPIAHSAAKTDEPVREGVVAGLEPFIDTCLVCTLTALVILSTGTWNREAVGEFKGDVIIAQVQNDAGQTVTAVQASTSLDALPKLPAPDNWYDGNRFFLLGEVDQIAANTGTNRVRVGGRLVTGDTDADGDGLKDLVIAWDTPPDGVRLLNKGVYRDIVGAPLTGHAFDRAIPGLGKYLVTMVCWLFAFSTMISWSYYGEQGVVFLFGKKLAGGAVLLYKLIFCALAIVASWPGFLETDAQLGLLADLGTGVMLFANVPIIVFMGYQSMRAFNDYFSRLRRGEMEPPHQAPPMADVIEGRDVK from the coding sequence ATGGACCGGCTGATCCAACTTTATCACGACTACGTGCCTGAGTTCACGGACAACATCCTGTGGGGGACGCACACGTTCATCGTGCTGCTTGGCGTGGGCCTGCTCTTCACCATCTGGAGCAAGTTCATCCAGTATCGAGCGCTGACCCACGGCGTCACCGTCATCCGCGGCAAGTACGACGACAAGAAGGATCCCGGCGCCATCAACCACTTCCAGGCCCTCTCCGCCGCCCTCTCGGCGACCGTCGGTCTCGGCAACATCGGCGGCGTGGCGGTCGCCGTGGCCGTGGGCGGACCGGGGGCGGTCTTCTGGATGTGGGTCGTGGGCTTCCTCGGCATGGCCATCAAGAGCGTCGAAGTGACGCTGGCCATGCTGCACCGCGACGTGAGCGACCCGGAGAACCCTCACGGCGGGGCCATGTTCGTCATCAAGCGCGGCTGGGGCGACAAGGTGGGCGGGGCGGCCAAGCCCATCGCCTTCATCATCGGCGCCATCTTCGTCGTCACACTGCTCATCTCCACCATGACGGGCGGCAACATGTTCCAGGTGTGGAACGTGTCACGCATCACCAACGAGTACTTTGGCATCGACACCCGCATCACCGGCATCGTGCTGGCCTCGCTGACGGCCCTGGTCATCATCGGCGGCATCAAGCGCATCGGCGCGGTCGCCGGGCGACTGGTCCCGCTGATGTGCGGCATGTACCTGCTCGGCGGCATCGTGGTGCTGGTGGTCAAGGCCGCCAACATTCCTGAACTGCTCTGGTACATCGTGCGCGACGCCTTCAACCCGCACGAGGCCACCGGCGCGTTCCTCGGCGCCACCGCGTGGTTCGGGCTGACCACCGGCCTGAGACGGGCGCTTTTCTCCAACGAGGCGGGTCAGGGCTCCTCACCCATCGCCCACTCCGCCGCCAAGACCGATGAACCCGTCCGCGAAGGCGTGGTGGCCGGGCTCGAACCCTTCATCGACACCTGCCTGGTCTGCACACTCACCGCGCTGGTAATTCTCTCCACGGGCACATGGAACCGGGAGGCGGTCGGCGAGTTCAAGGGCGACGTGATCATCGCCCAGGTGCAGAACGACGCCGGGCAGACCGTGACGGCGGTGCAGGCCTCCACCTCGCTCGACGCACTGCCCAAGCTGCCCGCACCGGACAACTGGTACGACGGCAACCGCTTCTTCCTGCTGGGAGAAGTCGATCAGATCGCCGCCAACACCGGCACCAACCGGGTGCGCGTGGGCGGGCGGCTGGTCACAGGCGACACCGACGCCGATGGAGACGGACTCAAGGATCTCGTGATCGCCTGGGACACGCCCCCCGACGGGGTGCGTCTGCTCAACAAGGGCGTCTACCGCGACATCGTGGGAGCGCCTCTCACCGGACATGCCTTTGACCGCGCTATTCCCGGGCTGGGCAAGTACCTCGTCACGATGGTCTGCTGGCTTTTCGCCTTCTCCACCATGATCTCGTGGTCCTACTACGGCGAGCAGGGGGTGGTCTTCCTGTTCGGCAAGAAGCTGGCTGGCGGGGCGGTGCTCCTCTACAAGCTCATCTTCTGCGCCCTGGCGATCGTGGCCAGTTGGCCCGGCTTCCTCGAGACGGATGCGCAGCTGGGCCTGCTGGCCGACCTTGGCACGGGCGTGATGCTCTTCGCCAACGTGCCCATCATCGTGTTCATGGGATACCAGTCGATGCGGGCGTTCAACGACTATTTCAGTCGTCTGCGACGGGGCGAGATGGAGCCCCCCCATCAGGCCCCGCCCATGGCGGACGTCATCGAGGGCCGGGACGTGAAGTGA